In one window of Rhodanobacter sp. FDAARGOS 1247 DNA:
- a CDS encoding replicative DNA helicase, whose amino-acid sequence MSFVPERKPSSPAIEALRVPPHSIDAEQAVLGGLMLAPDALDKVADRLAEDDFYRKDHRLIWRAINELANKGMPCDAVTLGDWFESNGLAEMVGGAAYLIELANSTPSAANIAAYAEIVREKSVMRQLIDAGTSITEDGYRPEGKSVQEVLESAEQRVFHIAESGARGKKDSVSMREAVKDAFRLLTERYENRGQLTGISTGFIDLDNLTSGLQPSDLIIVAARPSMGKTAFSVNIAEAAAMRGKKAVVIFSMEMSSSQLAFRLISSVGRIHQQHLRNGTLEEEDWPRVSNAIALLSEAKIFIDDTPGLSPVELRSRARRLHREHGGLGLIVIDYLQLMQVPGNKENRATEISEISRSLKGLAKELNVPVIALSQLNRSLEQRADKRPMMSDLRESGAIEQDADVIMFIYRDEYYNKESPDKGMAEIIIGKQRNGPTDTCKLTFLGHYTKFENYAPDSFVGSFD is encoded by the coding sequence ATGTCTTTCGTGCCCGAACGCAAACCTTCCTCTCCGGCCATCGAGGCGTTGCGGGTGCCGCCGCATTCCATCGATGCCGAGCAGGCGGTGCTGGGTGGCCTGATGCTGGCGCCGGACGCGCTGGACAAGGTGGCCGACCGGCTGGCCGAGGATGATTTCTATCGCAAGGATCACCGGCTGATCTGGCGTGCGATCAACGAGCTGGCGAACAAGGGCATGCCGTGCGACGCGGTGACCCTGGGCGACTGGTTCGAGAGCAACGGCCTGGCCGAGATGGTCGGTGGCGCGGCCTACCTGATCGAACTGGCCAACAGCACGCCGAGCGCAGCCAACATCGCCGCCTACGCCGAGATCGTGCGCGAGAAGTCGGTGATGCGTCAGCTGATCGACGCCGGCACCTCGATCACCGAGGACGGCTACCGGCCCGAAGGCAAGAGCGTGCAGGAGGTGCTGGAAAGCGCCGAGCAGCGGGTGTTCCACATCGCCGAATCCGGCGCACGGGGCAAGAAGGATTCCGTCTCGATGCGCGAAGCGGTGAAGGACGCCTTCCGCCTGCTTACCGAGCGCTACGAGAACCGCGGCCAGCTCACCGGCATTTCCACCGGCTTCATCGATCTGGACAACCTCACTTCCGGACTGCAACCGTCGGACCTGATCATCGTGGCGGCGCGCCCGTCAATGGGCAAGACCGCATTTTCCGTGAATATCGCCGAGGCCGCCGCGATGCGCGGCAAGAAGGCGGTGGTGATCTTCTCGATGGAAATGTCCTCGTCGCAGCTGGCGTTCCGCCTGATTTCGTCGGTCGGGCGCATCCACCAGCAGCATCTGCGCAACGGCACGCTGGAGGAGGAGGACTGGCCGCGCGTCTCCAACGCGATCGCCCTGTTGTCCGAGGCCAAGATCTTCATCGACGACACGCCCGGCCTGTCACCGGTGGAACTGCGTTCGCGCGCGCGTCGCCTGCACCGCGAGCACGGCGGGCTGGGCCTGATCGTGATCGATTACCTGCAGCTGATGCAGGTGCCCGGCAACAAGGAGAATCGCGCCACCGAAATTTCAGAAATTTCGCGTTCACTGAAGGGACTTGCCAAGGAGCTGAACGTGCCGGTGATCGCCCTGTCGCAGTTGAACCGCTCGCTGGAACAGCGCGCGGACAAGCGCCCGATGATGTCCGATTTGCGCGAATCGGGCGCCATCGAGCAGGACGCCGACGTGATCATGTTCATCTACCGCGACGAGTACTACAACAAGGAATCGCCGGACAAGGGCATGGCCGAGATCATCATCGGCAAGCAGCGCAACGGCCCCACCGATACCTGCAAGCTGACCTTCCTCGGCCATTACACCAAGTTCGAGAACTACGCACCGGACTCGTTCGTCGGTTCATTCGATTGA
- the rplI gene encoding 50S ribosomal protein L9 — MELILLQKVRNLGTLGDKVTVKPGYGRNFLLPQGKAVRVNAANLAAFEQRRAEYEAKANTALAEAEARKAKLADASVTITAHASAEGKLFGSVGPRDIAEALTTAGHEVHKNEVILGEGPLRNTGEFDVVISLHADVQTTAKVIVVGDK; from the coding sequence ATGGAACTCATTCTTCTGCAGAAAGTCCGCAACCTCGGCACGCTCGGTGACAAGGTCACCGTGAAGCCGGGCTACGGTCGCAACTTCCTCCTGCCGCAGGGCAAGGCCGTTCGCGTCAACGCCGCCAACCTGGCTGCGTTCGAACAGCGTCGCGCCGAATACGAAGCCAAGGCCAACACCGCCCTGGCCGAGGCCGAGGCACGCAAGGCCAAGCTGGCCGACGCGTCGGTGACGATCACCGCGCATGCCAGCGCCGAAGGCAAGCTGTTCGGTTCGGTTGGCCCGCGTGACATCGCCGAGGCCCTGACCACCGCAGGTCACGAAGTTCACAAGAACGAAGTGATCCTGGGCGAAGGTCCGCTGCGCAACACCGGCGAATTCGACGTCGTGATCAGCCTGCATGCCGACGTCCAGACCACCGCCAAGGTGATCGTGGTCGGCGACAAGTAA